Sequence from the Gemmatimonadetes bacterium SCN 70-22 genome:
GCCACTCCGGGCTCGGGGCCACCTTCACCCCGCGGATCACCACGCCCATGTAGCGGGGACAGCCCTCGGCGTCGTCCAGCTGGACGGTCACCCCGCCGCTCGTCGCGCGGGTCATGTCATGCACCGCCTGCCCCCCGGCCGAGGGGACGCGCCCGCGCACGCCGTCACCGAAGCGGAGCGCGCCGGTGGCGGGGTCGAGCTCGAACAGCTCGCGCGGATCGCCGAAGGCGAGCCCCTGCAGCGCCGCGACCTCGCGCGCCATCCCGTAGTGCGACAGGAGGTCGGGGCGATTGGCCAGGACGTCGATGTCGTAGCAGACGTCGCCCACCGGGACGGCCTCGAGGAAGGGGGTGCCCGGGGCGGCATCGACGTCGAGGGCGAGGATCCCGTCGTGGTCCTCGCCGAGCCCGAGTTCGCGGGCCGAGCAGAGCATCCCGTTGGAGACCTCACCGCGAATCTTGCGGCGCTCGATCAGGATCCCGCCCTTGTTGCCGGTGGGCATGACCGTCCCCACGCGGGCAAAGGGGTAGAGCGCCCCTTCCGAGACGTTAGGCGCACCGCAGACGACGTCGAGCAGGTCCCCGCTCCCGTCGTCCACCTTGGTGACCCACAGGTGATCGGAGTTGGGGTGCCGGCCGGCCTTCACCACGCGAGCCACCACGATGCTGGCCAGGTCGGCACGCAGGCGCTCCATCCCGTCGACCGTCGCCACGTGCGCGGTGATGAGGGCGCGCAGTGCGTCGGGGGAGAGGGCGTGCGGGACGAAGCCCCGCAACCATTCATGCGAGATCAGCATCACTCGGGACTAGGCGAACTGTTCGAGGAAGCGCACATCCGAGTCGTAGAAGAGCCGGATGTCGGAGATGGCGTAGCGGGACATGGCGATACGGGCCGGCCCCATGCCGAAGGCCCAGCCGGAAAAGCGCTCGCTGTCGAGCCCCGCCGACTCGAGGACCGCCGGGTGCACGAGGCCGCACCCCATGATCTCGATCCAGCGCGCACCGCGCCCGTCGCCGACGTCGAAGAAGACTTCCATCTGTCCCGAGGGCTCGGTGAAGGGGAAGTACGACGGGACGAGACGCGTGGGGGTGCGCTGGCCGTAGAAGGCGCGCGCGAAGTGGGCGAGCGTTGCCTTGAGGTCGGCGAAGGTGATCCCCTCGTCGATGGCGAGTCCCTCGAGCTGGGCGAACGCCGGGGCGTGCGTGGCGTCGAAGAAGTCCCGACGGTACACGTTGCCCGGTGCGAGGATGCGCACCGGTGGCGCGTACGACTGCAGCGTGCGGACCTGCACCGGCGACGTGTGCGTGCGGAGCACCCCTCCGTCCTTCAGGTAGAGGGTGTCGTGCATGTCCATCGCCGGGTGGTTGTCCGGGAAATTGAGCGCCGTGAAGTTGTACCAGGGCGACTCGGCCTCGGGCCCCAGGGCGACGGTGAAGCCCAGTTCGCGGAAGATGTCGCAGATCTCGTCGATGACGAGCGAGACGGGGTGGACCGCGCCGCGCCACATGGCGCGCGGCGGCATGGTGAGGTCGAGGGCCGGCCCTCGTGACGCCGCCGCCTCGAGTTCTCCCTTGCGCTTCTCGAACGCCTCCTCGAGCACCTGCTTGAGGGCGTTGACTGCCGCCCCGGCCTCGCGACGTTCCTCCCCGGGCAGATGCGGGAGGAGGGCCATGAGTTCGGTCAGCCGCCCCGACTTGCGGCCGAGGAGCGCGTTGCGGAGTTCGTGCCAGGCATCGAGCGACCCGGCGGCGGCGATGCGCGCGGGCGCCTCATCGCGCAGGGCGGCGCAGGCCTGCTGGAGTTCGAGCAGTGTCACGGGAGGTCGGTGCGGGGAGGCGAGGAAACGGTACGGCGGGAAAGGGGACGATGCGGGGTGCGACGGGGAATCGGGTATCGTGGTTGTCGGGGGGGGGGCCCCAACCAGCCGATCCAGCGCACGCACCACAAACAACTCGGCGGCAGCCGACCGTTGGTCGCGCTGCCGCCGGTGGTTCAAACCGGACCCGAGGGAGCGGGCGTCCCGCCCCTCGCAGTCGCGCCGCGGGAGCCGTTAGGCTGCCGCCAGCGCCGCGCGCGCCTTCTCGGCCAGCGCGGTAAAGGCCGCCTCGTCGTGCACCGCCAGGTCGGCGAGGATCTTCCGATCCACCAGGATGCCGGCCCTGCTCAGCCCGTTCATGAACGTGCTGTAGTTCATGCCATTGAGGTGGGCGGCCGCGTTGATGCGCACGATCCAGAGGCGGCGGAAGTCGCGCTTCTTGTTGCGACGGTCGCGGTATGCGTACCGCCAGCCGCGCTCGACCGACTCCTTGGCCGGACGCCACAGCTTGGAGCGCGCGCCGAAATAGCCGCGCGCGGCCTTCATCACCTGCTTCTTGCGCTTCAGGCGCACCACATTGGACTTGACGCGTGGCATCGCTC
This genomic interval carries:
- a CDS encoding phenylalanine--tRNA ligase subunit alpha — translated: MLELQQACAALRDEAPARIAAAGSLDAWHELRNALLGRKSGRLTELMALLPHLPGEERREAGAAVNALKQVLEEAFEKRKGELEAAASRGPALDLTMPPRAMWRGAVHPVSLVIDEICDIFRELGFTVALGPEAESPWYNFTALNFPDNHPAMDMHDTLYLKDGGVLRTHTSPVQVRTLQSYAPPVRILAPGNVYRRDFFDATHAPAFAQLEGLAIDEGITFADLKATLAHFARAFYGQRTPTRLVPSYFPFTEPSGQMEVFFDVGDGRGARWIEIMGCGLVHPAVLESAGLDSERFSGWAFGMGPARIAMSRYAISDIRLFYDSDVRFLEQFA
- a CDS encoding 50S ribosomal protein L20 encodes the protein MPRVKSNVVRLKRKKQVMKAARGYFGARSKLWRPAKESVERGWRYAYRDRRNKKRDFRRLWIVRINAAAHLNGMNYSTFMNGLSRAGILVDRKILADLAVHDEAAFTALAEKARAALAAA